A genome region from Columba livia isolate bColLiv1 breed racing homer chromosome 2, bColLiv1.pat.W.v2, whole genome shotgun sequence includes the following:
- the HACD1 gene encoding very-long-chain (3R)-3-hydroxyacyl-CoA dehydratase 1 isoform X1, whose translation MASSEEDGGGNGAVEEKENGKKRRLGALATAWLIFYNVAMTAGWLVLGIAMVRYYIQKGTHRGLFRSVQKTLKFFQTFALLEVVHCAVGIVHTSVLVTGVQVSSRIFMVWFIAHSIKQIQNEESVILFLVVWTVTEITRYSFYTFNLLNHLPYFIKWARYNFFIILYPAGVAGELLTIYAALPYVKKTGMFSLRLPNKYNVSFDYYYFLIIVMCSYVPLFPQLYFHMLRQRRRVLYGEVIVEKDD comes from the exons ATGGCGTCCAGCGAGGAGGACGGAGGCGGCAACGGCGCggtggaggagaaggagaatggcaagaagaggagactgggCGCCCTGGCCACGGCCTGGCTCATCTTCTACAACGTCGCCATGACCGCGGG GTGGCTGGTATTAGGTATTGCCATGGTGCGGTATTATATACAGAAAGGAACACATAGAGGCTTATTCAGAAGCGTTCAAAAGACGCTTAAATTTTTCCAGACATTTGCTTTGCTTGAG gtAGTCCACTGTGCAGTTG gaATAGTTCACACATCTGTGCTTGTGACTGGGGTCCAAGTGAGTTCAAGAATCTTCATGGTGTGGTTCATTGCACATAGTATAAAACAG ATCCAGAATGAGGAGAGCGTTATTCTTTTTCTGGTCGTATGGACTGTGACAGAGATTACTCGCTATTCCTTCTACACATTCAACCTGCTGAACCATTTGCCATACTTCATTAAATGGGCCAG atacAACTTTTTTATCATTTTGTATCCTGCTGGAGTTGCAGGTGAACTGCTAACCATATATGCTGCTTTACCCTatgtgaagaaaacaggaatgttTTCACTGAGACTTCCCAACAAATACAATGTCTCCTTTGACTACTATTACTTCCTTATTATTGTCATGTGCTCCTATGTGCCAT TATTTCCACAACTCTACTTCCACATGCTGCGGCAGAGAAGAAGGGTGCTTTATGGAGAAGTGATTGTGGAAAAGGACGATTGA
- the HACD1 gene encoding very-long-chain (3R)-3-hydroxyacyl-CoA dehydratase 1 isoform X2, protein MASSEEDGGGNGAVEEKENGKKRRLGALATAWLIFYNVAMTAGWLVLGIAMVRYYIQKGTHRGLFRSVQKTLKFFQTFALLEVVHCAVVHTSVLVTGVQVSSRIFMVWFIAHSIKQIQNEESVILFLVVWTVTEITRYSFYTFNLLNHLPYFIKWARYNFFIILYPAGVAGELLTIYAALPYVKKTGMFSLRLPNKYNVSFDYYYFLIIVMCSYVPLFPQLYFHMLRQRRRVLYGEVIVEKDD, encoded by the exons ATGGCGTCCAGCGAGGAGGACGGAGGCGGCAACGGCGCggtggaggagaaggagaatggcaagaagaggagactgggCGCCCTGGCCACGGCCTGGCTCATCTTCTACAACGTCGCCATGACCGCGGG GTGGCTGGTATTAGGTATTGCCATGGTGCGGTATTATATACAGAAAGGAACACATAGAGGCTTATTCAGAAGCGTTCAAAAGACGCTTAAATTTTTCCAGACATTTGCTTTGCTTGAG gtAGTCCACTGTGCAGTTG TTCACACATCTGTGCTTGTGACTGGGGTCCAAGTGAGTTCAAGAATCTTCATGGTGTGGTTCATTGCACATAGTATAAAACAG ATCCAGAATGAGGAGAGCGTTATTCTTTTTCTGGTCGTATGGACTGTGACAGAGATTACTCGCTATTCCTTCTACACATTCAACCTGCTGAACCATTTGCCATACTTCATTAAATGGGCCAG atacAACTTTTTTATCATTTTGTATCCTGCTGGAGTTGCAGGTGAACTGCTAACCATATATGCTGCTTTACCCTatgtgaagaaaacaggaatgttTTCACTGAGACTTCCCAACAAATACAATGTCTCCTTTGACTACTATTACTTCCTTATTATTGTCATGTGCTCCTATGTGCCAT TATTTCCACAACTCTACTTCCACATGCTGCGGCAGAGAAGAAGGGTGCTTTATGGAGAAGTGATTGTGGAAAAGGACGATTGA